A window from Alkalidesulfovibrio alkalitolerans DSM 16529 encodes these proteins:
- a CDS encoding EF-hand domain-containing protein, producing the protein MPHAIRLSIVAKAIFAAALLVAAPGMTAAKAGDACFGVINKTRDTVRVFSKTGSLTYLEIAPRTMDSFCCPADDKLCFDRSDGTTKIKFVRIDPKTPDEWSGDTCRKIYLKPGQTMGVAYDLDGRHIRCAPADPSDHLPDFSAIDLDGDGSVSLGEASSARIPARAFAAVDKDGDGRISHEEWKGIPKDINILKGIPF; encoded by the coding sequence ATGCCCCACGCGATCCGTTTATCCATTGTCGCCAAAGCCATTTTCGCCGCCGCACTGCTCGTCGCCGCCCCGGGAATGACCGCTGCGAAGGCGGGCGACGCCTGTTTCGGCGTCATCAACAAGACTCGCGACACCGTGCGCGTCTTCAGCAAAACCGGCAGCCTGACCTATCTCGAAATCGCGCCCAGGACTATGGACTCCTTCTGCTGCCCCGCCGATGACAAGCTGTGCTTCGACCGCAGCGACGGCACGACCAAGATAAAATTCGTGCGCATCGATCCCAAGACCCCGGACGAATGGTCAGGCGATACTTGCCGCAAGATATACCTCAAGCCCGGCCAGACCATGGGCGTGGCCTACGACCTCGACGGCCGCCACATCCGTTGTGCACCCGCCGATCCTTCCGATCATCTGCCCGACTTCTCGGCCATTGACCTCGACGGAGACGGATCCGTCTCGCTTGGCGAGGCCTCGTCGGCCCGCATCCCGGCCCGAGCTTTCGCGGCCGTGGACAAGGACGGAGACGGGCGCATCTCGCACGAAGAATGGAAGGGCATTCCGAAAGACATCAACATCCTCAAGGGAATCCCCTTTTAG
- a CDS encoding LexA family transcriptional regulator, giving the protein MSATAFERFFARVCKAAGIESQQELARLLGVNRSAVTQAKRRGVVPAAWPDRLARHYGYDAQWLETGEASFRNRTACQEAEVSRAFSEDEFSAVPKVRARLCAGGGSFESGAEVEEYYAFRRQWLSRKGRADSMVLMDIFGNSMEPEIREGDTALIDQSQQNVIAGGIYAVGLEDTVMVKRVEKRPGALVLLSDNRDYSPIVLQGEEISQARVIGKVVWIGREYR; this is encoded by the coding sequence GTGAGCGCGACGGCATTCGAGAGATTCTTCGCCAGGGTGTGCAAGGCCGCGGGCATAGAGTCGCAGCAGGAACTTGCCCGGCTTCTGGGCGTGAACCGCTCGGCAGTGACCCAGGCCAAGCGGCGCGGAGTCGTTCCCGCGGCCTGGCCCGATCGGCTCGCCCGGCACTACGGCTACGACGCGCAATGGCTCGAGACGGGCGAGGCGTCATTCCGAAACCGGACCGCTTGCCAGGAGGCGGAGGTCTCCCGGGCATTTTCCGAGGACGAATTCAGTGCCGTGCCCAAAGTGCGCGCGCGGCTGTGCGCGGGCGGCGGGTCGTTCGAGAGCGGCGCGGAGGTCGAGGAGTACTACGCCTTCAGGCGGCAGTGGTTGTCGCGCAAAGGCCGGGCCGACAGCATGGTGCTCATGGACATCTTCGGCAACTCCATGGAGCCGGAAATCCGCGAGGGCGACACCGCGCTCATCGACCAGTCGCAGCAAAACGTGATAGCGGGCGGCATCTATGCGGTCGGCCTGGAGGACACGGTCATGGTCAAGCGGGTGGAGAAGCGGCCCGGTGCGCTGGTGCTGCTCAGCGACAATCGGGATTATTCGCCGATCGTCCTGCAGGGTGAAGAGATTTCGCAGGCGCGGGTCATCGGCAAGGTGGTCTGGATAGGCCGCGAATACCGCTGA
- a CDS encoding acyl-CoA thioesterase: MTTRNDEFPVPDAWFHLHVSYGETDSAGVVYYGEYMHWFERARSQLIRDRGMSYAEIEKRGILLPVLKAEARYLRPARYDEQVAVRCAVSEWGRASVTFVYQVWGPPDLQTLLTTGTTVHASIGPDWKSVRIPDWLKALFID, translated from the coding sequence ATGACAACTCGAAACGACGAATTCCCCGTGCCCGACGCCTGGTTTCACCTTCACGTCTCCTACGGCGAAACCGACAGCGCCGGAGTGGTCTACTACGGCGAATACATGCACTGGTTCGAACGCGCCCGCAGCCAACTCATCCGAGATCGCGGCATGAGTTACGCCGAGATCGAGAAACGTGGCATCCTTCTGCCCGTGCTCAAGGCCGAGGCCCGCTATCTCCGCCCCGCACGCTACGACGAGCAGGTCGCGGTGCGCTGCGCCGTGTCCGAGTGGGGTCGCGCCTCCGTCACCTTCGTATATCAAGTCTGGGGGCCGCCCGACCTGCAGACGCTGCTGACCACCGGCACGACCGTGCATGCGTCCATCGGCCCGGACTGGAAAAGCGTGCGCATCCCCGACTGGCTGAAAGCCCTCTTCATCGATTGA
- a CDS encoding HD-GYP domain-containing protein, with product MAKATAIVCLILLVREIVVGTGGIKYAYSHLLYVPIILGGFLWGIVGGVTLAVLAGIAAAGIPIDTATGEVQETANWLLRAVIFVLVGGLNGLLMGVKDAYIRRVKQMLGEACSLLSNVFGGFSTAISSKDTYTGNHCQRVAHNAYSIGRQLGLPERESQRLYWAGLLHDVGKIGVPDSILNKPGKLTDAEFNAIRKHSKEGCDLVNSIAESLEGIAKGIRHHHERWDGKGYPDRAKGEDIHIFGRIIAVADVFEALTTKRPYRDAMPVEAALQEIRKGRGTHFDPLVVDAFLSAYKSGQIWVGENKAAWCVLPSNVDEEMVKGCLHCRW from the coding sequence GTGGCGAAGGCGACGGCTATCGTCTGCCTGATTCTTCTAGTGCGCGAGATCGTGGTGGGCACAGGCGGCATCAAGTACGCCTACTCCCATCTCCTCTATGTGCCCATCATTCTGGGTGGGTTCCTGTGGGGCATTGTCGGCGGCGTAACCCTGGCAGTGCTGGCCGGAATTGCCGCGGCGGGCATTCCCATCGATACGGCCACGGGAGAGGTGCAGGAAACGGCCAACTGGCTTTTGCGGGCGGTCATCTTCGTCCTGGTGGGTGGACTCAACGGCCTGCTCATGGGAGTCAAGGACGCTTACATCCGCAGGGTGAAACAGATGCTCGGCGAGGCCTGCTCCTTGCTGAGCAACGTTTTCGGCGGCTTCTCCACGGCGATATCCTCCAAAGACACCTATACTGGGAATCACTGCCAGCGTGTGGCCCACAACGCCTACTCGATCGGTCGCCAACTCGGCCTGCCCGAAAGGGAGAGCCAGCGACTGTACTGGGCCGGGTTGCTGCATGACGTGGGCAAGATCGGCGTGCCGGACAGCATCCTGAACAAGCCGGGCAAGCTCACCGACGCCGAGTTCAACGCCATTCGCAAGCACAGCAAGGAAGGCTGCGACCTGGTGAATTCCATCGCCGAATCCTTGGAAGGCATCGCCAAGGGAATCCGTCATCATCACGAGCGATGGGACGGCAAGGGCTATCCGGATCGCGCCAAGGGTGAGGATATACACATTTTCGGGCGCATCATCGCCGTGGCCGACGTCTTCGAGGCCCTGACGACCAAGCGCCCCTACCGCGACGCCATGCCGGTGGAGGCCGCTTTGCAGGAAATCCGCAAAGGCAGGGGCACGCACTTCGATCCACTGGTCGTGGACGCCTTTCTCTCCGCCTACAAGAGCGGTCAGATATGGGTCGGTGAGAACAAGGCGGCGTGGTGCGTCCTGCCCTCGAACGTGGACGAGGAAATGGTCAAGGGCTGTCTGCACTGCCGCTGGTGA
- the tsaA gene encoding tRNA (N6-threonylcarbamoyladenosine(37)-N6)-methyltransferase TrmO, translated as MEFVYRAIGLVRSPHVRAEGAPIQPAGARGVAGRIELLPELAPGLDDLEGFSHLFVLYHFHHSRGFELSVTPFLDGDPHGVFATRAPRRPNSIGLSVLRLDKIESNVIHLLDVDLLDGTPVLDVKPYVPAFDTPEGEVRAGWLETSGQGARHARADARFTRGG; from the coding sequence ATGGAATTCGTTTATCGCGCCATCGGTCTTGTCCGCTCGCCCCATGTCCGGGCAGAGGGAGCGCCCATCCAGCCAGCAGGCGCACGGGGCGTCGCGGGTCGCATCGAGCTTCTGCCCGAGCTTGCCCCGGGTCTCGACGACCTCGAAGGCTTTTCGCACCTCTTCGTGCTTTATCACTTCCACCACAGCCGGGGTTTCGAACTGTCCGTGACGCCATTTCTGGATGGCGATCCACACGGCGTCTTCGCCACGCGCGCACCGCGCCGCCCCAACTCCATCGGTTTGTCTGTGCTGCGTCTGGACAAGATCGAAAGCAACGTCATCCATCTTCTTGATGTGGACCTTCTCGACGGCACGCCTGTGCTCGACGTGAAACCCTACGTTCCGGCCTTCGACACGCCCGAGGGCGAAGTGCGTGCGGGTTGGCTGGAAACCTCGGGTCAGGGCGCGCGCCACGCCCGCGCCGATGCCCGGTTCACGCGCGGCGGTTGA
- a CDS encoding FMN-dependent NADH-azoreductase, with product MSRLLYLKTSPRSRSHSVTVADAFVAAFAAARPDVEIVTRDLFAEDLPPFDGPTLQGKYNVMHGLDYSPEERKAWDEVVRIIEDFASFERYVLAVPMWNFSIPYRLKQYIDIICQPTLTFMPKTDGSYEGLLKNKRCYVSYARGGVYTPGTPAADINFQSTYLEFILGFMGITDVVTTAVEGTLMGPEVTEKSKAEALSRAKELAASF from the coding sequence ATGAGCCGACTTCTGTATCTCAAGACCTCGCCACGCTCCCGGTCCCATTCCGTGACCGTGGCGGACGCGTTCGTGGCCGCCTTTGCGGCCGCTCGGCCAGATGTGGAGATCGTCACGCGCGATCTGTTCGCAGAGGATCTGCCGCCTTTTGACGGACCGACCTTGCAGGGCAAATACAACGTCATGCACGGGCTCGATTACTCGCCCGAGGAGCGGAAAGCCTGGGACGAGGTCGTGCGCATCATCGAGGATTTCGCCTCGTTCGAGCGCTACGTGCTGGCGGTGCCCATGTGGAACTTCTCGATCCCCTACCGTCTCAAGCAGTACATCGATATCATCTGTCAGCCGACCCTGACCTTCATGCCCAAAACTGACGGGAGCTACGAGGGACTCCTGAAAAACAAGCGCTGCTACGTGAGCTACGCGCGAGGCGGTGTTTATACGCCCGGCACGCCCGCTGCCGACATCAACTTTCAGTCGACCTATCTGGAATTCATCCTCGGCTTCATGGGCATCACGGACGTGGTTACGACGGCCGTGGAGGGCACCCTTATGGGGCCGGAGGTGACCGAGAAGTCAAAGGCCGAGGCGTTGTCGCGGGCCAAGGAACTGGCAGCGTCTTTCTGA
- a CDS encoding amidohydrolase family protein, with the protein MRIDIHTHAFHPKIAVKALAHLKAHYGIEPVGTGVVDDLLPRAQAAGIDKVVALVAATDPAQVIPANTWAIELQRSDPRIVAFGTLHPGFVDLDGELARLERNGIRGLKFHADFQGFFLDDPAFLRVLEAAAGRFAVMFHVGDRLPPDKNPSCPIKLGALIDRFPETPIIAAHLGGYLHWRWALEELAGRDVYLDTSSSLDFIPDDLLQAIFARHPRERILFGSDYPLFDPCDEVEKLMRRVGLSRGEVQMLMENGARLLGLA; encoded by the coding sequence ATGCGCATCGACATCCACACGCACGCCTTCCATCCCAAGATCGCGGTCAAGGCCCTGGCCCACCTCAAGGCCCACTACGGTATCGAGCCCGTGGGCACGGGCGTGGTGGACGACCTGTTGCCCCGCGCCCAGGCGGCCGGAATCGACAAGGTCGTGGCCTTGGTGGCCGCCACGGATCCCGCCCAGGTGATTCCGGCCAACACCTGGGCCATCGAATTGCAGCGCAGCGATCCACGCATCGTGGCTTTCGGGACCCTGCATCCAGGATTCGTGGATCTGGATGGCGAACTTGCCCGCCTGGAGCGAAACGGTATCCGGGGACTCAAATTCCACGCCGATTTCCAGGGCTTCTTCCTTGACGACCCCGCCTTCCTGCGTGTGCTCGAAGCCGCTGCCGGGCGCTTCGCGGTCATGTTCCACGTGGGCGATCGCCTGCCGCCGGACAAGAACCCCTCCTGTCCCATCAAGCTTGGAGCGCTCATCGACCGCTTTCCCGAGACACCGATCATCGCCGCGCACCTGGGCGGCTACCTGCACTGGCGCTGGGCCCTCGAAGAACTTGCCGGACGCGACGTCTACCTCGACACCTCGTCCAGCCTCGATTTCATCCCCGACGATCTGTTGCAAGCCATCTTCGCACGTCACCCGCGCGAACGCATCCTCTTCGGCTCGGACTATCCGCTCTTCGATCCTTGCGACGAGGTGGAAAAACTCATGCGGCGCGTGGGTCTGAGCCGTGGCGAGGTGCAGATGCTCATGGAGAACGGCGCGCGCCTGCTCGGACTCGCCTGA